In Lactiplantibacillus pentosus, the sequence GAACAGGCCTTGGCAATGGCGAAGACCTTTTCGGACATGGCAATTGGCAAGCAGCATTCACAAGCGGATATCGACGCCTTAGAAGATGCCGCCATTTTATCAAATATTATGCAATTTCCGGCACGTATCAAATGTGCCACGCTAGCTTGGTGGGCCTTGCAACGCGCATTGCTCGCTGAAAATGGCAAAGAGGAGGAATCAGAAGTATGAGTGAAGTACCTGACGTGGTCAAAAATGACCGTGATTATGAATATGGGTTCCATGATGATGTGCAGCCAGCTTATTCGACTGGCCGTGGCCTAACAGAGGAGACGGTGCGCGAGATCTCAGCGGCCAAGCACGAACCACAATGGATGCTAGATTATCGGCTGAACGCTTATCATGAATATTTGAAGATGCCGATGCCGAAGTTTGGTCCTGACTTGACCAAGCTGGATTTGAAGGACATGTTGTACTACCAGAAGATGACGGACAAGAAGTTCCGTGACTGGGATGAAGTGCCTGCTGATTTGAAACGGACGTTTGACCGGCTGGGTGTGCCGGAAGCTGAACGTAAATATTTGGCCGGTTCATCCGCTCAATACGAATCCGAAGTGGTTTATCACAACATGCGTCAAGATTTCGAAAAGCTTGGCATCATTTTTACGGATACTGATACGGCCTTACACGACTATCCAGAACTCTTCAAGAAGTGGTTCGGCAAGCTCGTTAAGCCAACCGATAACAAGTTTGCGGCCCTAAATGCTGCCGTTTGGTCCGGGGGCTCATTTATTTACGTGCCGAAGGGTGTACAGACCAAGACGCCAATTCAATCCTACTTCCGCTTAAACGCCGAAAACTCCGGTCAATTTGAACGGACCTTGATCATCGTGGAAGACGGCGCCAGTGTGGATTACGTTGAAGGTTGTACGGCACCTAACTATTCATCAGATAGTTTGCATGCCGCCGTCGTGGAAGTCAACGTTGAACCCAACGCTTATTGCCGCTATACGACGATTCAAAATTGGTCGGATAACGTGTACAGTTTGGAAACCAAACGGGCTGCGGCCGCTGAAAACGCGACGATGGAATGGGTCGACGGTAACTTAGGTTCTAAAGTCACGATGAAGTACCCGAGCGTTTATTTGAACGGTGAAGGTGCGCGTGGCACGATGTTGTCGATTGCGGTCGCTAGCAACGGGATTCACCAAGATTCTGGGGCGCGGATGATCCACAACGCCAAGAACACGTCCAGTTCGATCGTTTCCAAATCGATCGCCAAGACCGGCGGGGCCACTGATTACCGTGGGACGGTGCGGTTCGCCAAACATTCTGACGGCTCCAAGGCCCACGTGGAATGTGACACGATCATCATGGATGACCAATCCTCATCGAACACGATTCCGTATAACGAAATTGATAGTGCCAACGTTGCCATGGAACACGAAGCCAAAGTTTCGAAGATTTCGGAAGAACAACTCTATTACTTGATGAGTCGTGGGATTTCAGAAGCTAAGGCCACTGAAATGATCATCATGGGCTTCGTTGAACCATTTACCAAGCAATTACCAATGGAATACGCGGTCGAATTGAACCGGTTGATTAGTTTTGAAATGGAAGGTTCAATCGGTTAATTCGGTTACTTTGGAGTAGGCATATGAAGAAAACACAACGAATTTTACTGGGACTGGCGCTCGTTTTCGGAATCAGTGTCGCTGCGGGTTGTCAGTCTCAGACGAAACCAGCTAAATCGACGGCCGCGGCTTCTTCAACGACGCGCACGGTCACCGATATGAGTGGTAAACGGGTTCAGTTACCGGCTAAAGTCACGCGGGTTGCGGATTTATGGCACGCCAATAACCAAGTGGTCTTGTTACTCGGTGGTCAGAAGAAGCTGGTTGCGACGACTCAGATGATCAAGCAGTCGCCATGGTTCAAGACGATTGATCCCAGCATCAGCAAAGTCACCGCACCGTTTGCGGGCGACGACTTGCAGTCCGAGGAACTCCTGAAGACCAAGCCGGATGTCGTGATTGCGGCGGACCCGGCCCAAATCAAGCAGGCTAAGAAGACTAAGGTGCCCACGGTCAACGCGATGTATCAGACGTTTGCTGGACTGCGGCGGTCGGTCAATCTGACGGCACAAGTCCTCGGTGGCCAGGCACCTAAAGTGGCGAAACGCTATCAACGCATACTGAATGGCAACTTGGCATACGTTAAGCGGCAGCTGAAAGGCGTGACGACCAAACCAAAAGTGTTGCATTTTGTGAACGCGACTAACCTGAATCAGGTCGATGGAACTGGTACGATCGTCGATGAATGGATCAAAGCTG encodes:
- the sufB gene encoding Fe-S cluster assembly protein SufB; amino-acid sequence: MSEVPDVVKNDRDYEYGFHDDVQPAYSTGRGLTEETVREISAAKHEPQWMLDYRLNAYHEYLKMPMPKFGPDLTKLDLKDMLYYQKMTDKKFRDWDEVPADLKRTFDRLGVPEAERKYLAGSSAQYESEVVYHNMRQDFEKLGIIFTDTDTALHDYPELFKKWFGKLVKPTDNKFAALNAAVWSGGSFIYVPKGVQTKTPIQSYFRLNAENSGQFERTLIIVEDGASVDYVEGCTAPNYSSDSLHAAVVEVNVEPNAYCRYTTIQNWSDNVYSLETKRAAAAENATMEWVDGNLGSKVTMKYPSVYLNGEGARGTMLSIAVASNGIHQDSGARMIHNAKNTSSSIVSKSIAKTGGATDYRGTVRFAKHSDGSKAHVECDTIIMDDQSSSNTIPYNEIDSANVAMEHEAKVSKISEEQLYYLMSRGISEAKATEMIIMGFVEPFTKQLPMEYAVELNRLISFEMEGSIG
- a CDS encoding ABC transporter substrate-binding protein; translated protein: MKKTQRILLGLALVFGISVAAGCQSQTKPAKSTAAASSTTRTVTDMSGKRVQLPAKVTRVADLWHANNQVVLLLGGQKKLVATTQMIKQSPWFKTIDPSISKVTAPFAGDDLQSEELLKTKPDVVIAADPAQIKQAKKTKVPTVNAMYQTFAGLRRSVNLTAQVLGGQAPKVAKRYQRILNGNLAYVKRQLKGVTTKPKVLHFVNATNLNQVDGTGTIVDEWIKAGGGQNALKQSGNMISVTTETLAKSNPDVIIVGSATTAQARAALKKNAVLSKLKAVKTNHVYGNPQGTFPWDRYSAEEALQVLWAAQKLHPAQFKQLDMVAKTKAFYQEFYHYQLSTAQTNRLLSGASTPK